One part of the Nostoc sp. PCC 7120 = FACHB-418 genome encodes these proteins:
- a CDS encoding HNH endonuclease, producing the protein MSKTPRIRIPPEVRQYVFQRDKFQCQSCGKTGLETNLTIDHIIPLARGGQNDISNLHTLCFDCNRCKTDKLDSRFRRHFEI; encoded by the coding sequence ATGAGCAAAACTCCTCGGATTCGTATACCACCAGAAGTTAGACAATATGTATTTCAACGAGATAAGTTTCAATGTCAAAGTTGTGGTAAAACGGGTTTAGAAACTAACTTAACTATTGACCATATTATCCCTTTGGCTCGTGGTGGTCAAAATGATATAAGTAATCTGCATACTTTATGTTTTGACTGCAACCGATGCAAGACTGACAAACTTGATTCACGCTTCCGGCGACATTTTGAAATTTGA
- a CDS encoding KGK domain-containing protein, which translates to MEDRFKQAECNDNDVLEIGDYTYKISKFLEAFHKANRSDLACELQQQFNANGIIIQQPYSKIWFNEGLYCQILNIGSQGWKKGKVKFNISVEFYIEEESETDNNVHSEISETESPLDDLRRMINEETS; encoded by the coding sequence ATGGAAGATAGATTTAAACAAGCAGAATGTAATGATAATGATGTTTTGGAAATTGGAGATTATACTTACAAAATTTCTAAATTTTTAGAAGCTTTTCATAAAGCGAATCGTTCTGATTTAGCGTGTGAATTACAGCAGCAATTTAATGCGAATGGAATAATTATACAACAGCCATATTCTAAAATTTGGTTTAATGAAGGTCTGTATTGTCAGATATTAAATATTGGTTCACAAGGTTGGAAAAAAGGGAAAGTAAAGTTTAATATTAGTGTTGAGTTTTACATTGAAGAAGAATCAGAAACGGATAACAACGTGCATTCAGAAATTAGTGAAACTGAATCCCCTCTCGATGATTTACGCCGCATGATTAATGAGGAAACATCATGA
- a CDS encoding KGK domain-containing protein — protein MEENFDLSNCSNDDALSVKDKVFKIFHIKEAIKKAFRSKLSEELYILLNSYGISIDPGGYLVGNKFYRYTHKWFDEGVDCEVLKPATKGWQKGRLRIKVTLEFIPDEPPTHESESPLDDLRRMIDEETS, from the coding sequence ATGGAAGAAAATTTTGACCTCAGTAATTGTAGTAATGATGATGCTTTGTCTGTTAAAGATAAAGTGTTTAAAATTTTTCATATCAAGGAAGCAATCAAAAAAGCCTTCCGCAGTAAATTATCAGAAGAATTATATATTTTATTAAATTCCTATGGAATATCTATAGATCCCGGTGGCTATTTGGTTGGCAATAAATTTTATAGATATACTCATAAATGGTTTGATGAAGGTGTAGATTGTGAAGTGTTAAAGCCTGCAACTAAAGGCTGGCAAAAGGGGCGCTTAAGAATCAAAGTGACTCTAGAATTTATTCCTGATGAACCGCCCACTCATGAATCAGAATCCCCTCTTGATGATTTACGCCGGATGATTGATGAGGAAACATCATGA